The following coding sequences lie in one Sorghum bicolor cultivar BTx623 chromosome 6, Sorghum_bicolor_NCBIv3, whole genome shotgun sequence genomic window:
- the LOC8075857 gene encoding protein AUXIN-REGULATED GENE INVOLVED IN ORGAN SIZE, which produces MSTGRPEDIQQLINSATSSPNRTSPSASPSDMESGGGSASSPRASTSDRRLQRAAHSHREEWEPAAAASGDGGTGSLWSRYFSLPVLLLVGVTASLVILPLVLPPLPPPPSMLMLVPVAMLVLLLVLAFMPTSSVRAGTGTGPTYM; this is translated from the coding sequence ATGAGCACCGGCCGGCCGGAGGACATCCAGCAGCTAATCAACAGTGCCACTAGTAGCCCCAACCGCACTAGTCCATCCGCCTCGCCCAGCGACATGGAGAGCGGCGGCGGAAGCGCGTCCTCGCCGCGCGCTTCGACGTCCGACCGGCGCCTGCAGAGGGCCGCCCACAGTCACAGGGAGGAGTGggagcctgctgctgctgctagcgGCGATGGCGGCACGGGTAGCCTCTGGTCCAGGTACTTCTCGCTCCCGGTCCTCCTGCTCGTCGGCGTCACCGCGTCGCTGGTGATCCTCCCGCTCGTGCTCCCCCCgctaccgccgccgccgtcgatgcTGATGCTGGTCCCGGTGGCAATGCTGGTCTTGCTGCTCGTGCTGGCGTTCATGCCGACGTCGAGCGTCCGCGCTGGGACGGGGACGGGGCCGACCTACATGTAG